Proteins encoded together in one Riemerella anatipestifer window:
- a CDS encoding Crp/Fnr family transcriptional regulator, whose product MINFENHLSEILDLPDTCLDFCKDEYEIKNVKKNTFLLGEGEVAKWAVFVENGLLRMYSIDTQGKEHIIQFAPEKWLLSDRNSLFFDEKSKFYIEAVEDSQVLLLKPSFFAQIIEKFPQTAASQEMLLQKHIRNLQNRVNSLLGATAEERYLDFIKMYPDILQRVPQWMVASYLGITPESLSRVRKNIAEKGKL is encoded by the coding sequence ATGATAAACTTTGAAAACCATTTGTCAGAAATTTTAGACTTACCAGATACTTGTCTTGATTTTTGTAAGGATGAATACGAAATAAAAAATGTTAAAAAAAACACCTTTTTATTAGGAGAAGGAGAGGTGGCTAAATGGGCTGTTTTTGTAGAAAACGGACTTTTAAGAATGTATTCTATAGACACCCAAGGTAAAGAACACATCATTCAGTTTGCTCCAGAAAAATGGTTGCTTTCAGACAGAAATAGTTTATTCTTTGATGAAAAATCTAAATTCTATATAGAAGCAGTGGAAGATAGTCAAGTCTTATTACTAAAACCTTCATTTTTTGCTCAAATAATAGAAAAGTTTCCACAAACAGCAGCATCACAAGAGATGTTGTTACAAAAACACATCAGAAATTTACAAAACAGAGTTAATTCCTTATTGGGTGCAACAGCCGAAGAAAGATACTTAGATTTCATAAAAATGTATCCCGATATTTTGCAACGAGTACCACAATGGATGGTGGCTTCCTATTTAGGGATTACCCCAGAAAGTTTAAGCAGAGTTAGAAAGAATATTGCAGAAAAAGGGAAACTTTAA
- a CDS encoding TSUP family transporter has product MLLKISLLFIGTILAFWVSAICGGGASLILIPILNLLLPSSVVPFSLTIGTFTNSASRIVVFKKHISWKIFFWFVPFSIPYPPYNKISKLE; this is encoded by the coding sequence ATGTTACTAAAAATTTCATTACTGTTTATAGGAACTATATTAGCATTTTGGGTTAGTGCGATTTGTGGTGGCGGAGCTAGCCTTATACTTATCCCGATACTCAATTTGCTATTACCTTCATCTGTAGTTCCTTTTTCATTAACGATAGGAACTTTTACCAACTCTGCTTCTAGGATTGTGGTATTCAAAAAACATATTAGTTGGAAAATATTTTTTTGGTTTGTGCCCTTTTCTATTCCTTATCCCCCTTATAACAAAATATCTAAATTAGAATAG
- a CDS encoding DUF6952 family protein yields MKLPIIRQFYQNNTAENLAATLEVLESYTEFRGVSEEEMNLIGEMITNICGAIEVHHNVQDGMAEKDALNSFAQKVMGSIDR; encoded by the coding sequence ATGAAATTACCAATTATAAGACAATTCTATCAAAATAATACAGCTGAAAATTTAGCAGCAACGCTAGAGGTTTTAGAATCTTATACCGAATTTAGAGGCGTATCCGAAGAAGAAATGAACTTAATCGGCGAAATGATAACTAATATCTGTGGAGCTATAGAAGTACATCATAATGTACAAGATGGTATGGCTGAAAAAGACGCCCTCAATAGCTTTGCCCAAAAAGTAATGGGGT
- a CDS encoding pyridoxal phosphate-dependent aminotransferase gives MSKLSKRVERLSYSQTFVMSNKARAMKAEGIDVISMTFGEPDFDVPEKIKLAAKKAIDDNYSHYSPITGFPELRQAICNKLKRDNNLEYSPSQICVSTGAKQSISNVLAALIDDEDEVILPSPYWVSYDEMVRMMGGNSVFIETSIETDFKVTPKQIEAAITPKTKAILFSSPCNPSGSFYTYEELEAIANTLAKYPEIVIISDEIYEFLNYEGKHTSIAQFPQVFNQTVVINGVSKAYAMTGWRIGYSAAPQWLASACDKIQGQVTSGANTIAQIASITALEMQPLELQPMIDKFKERRNLAHQLISEIPGFKCNLPKGAFYLFPDVSYYFGKTLGDTTINNSDDFAMFLLEKAHVATVGGVSFGDTNCIRLSYATSDEQIIEAMKRIKETLAKYNV, from the coding sequence ATGAGCAAATTATCTAAACGCGTTGAGAGACTGAGCTATTCCCAAACCTTTGTAATGTCTAATAAAGCCCGTGCTATGAAAGCGGAAGGTATAGATGTTATTAGTATGACTTTTGGGGAACCCGATTTTGATGTTCCTGAAAAAATAAAATTAGCTGCTAAAAAAGCTATTGATGATAATTATAGTCATTACTCTCCTATAACAGGATTTCCTGAACTTAGACAAGCTATTTGTAATAAGTTAAAAAGAGATAATAATTTGGAGTACTCTCCTAGTCAAATTTGTGTTTCTACGGGAGCTAAACAGTCCATTTCTAATGTATTAGCCGCTCTTATAGACGACGAAGATGAAGTCATTTTGCCTTCGCCATATTGGGTAAGCTACGACGAAATGGTAAGAATGATGGGTGGGAATTCCGTTTTTATAGAAACTTCTATAGAAACTGATTTTAAGGTAACTCCTAAACAAATAGAAGCTGCCATTACTCCAAAGACTAAAGCGATTTTATTTAGTTCGCCTTGTAATCCTTCTGGAAGTTTTTATACCTATGAAGAATTGGAAGCTATTGCTAATACTTTAGCTAAGTATCCAGAGATTGTGATAATTTCCGACGAAATTTATGAGTTTTTAAATTACGAAGGTAAACATACTTCTATAGCCCAGTTTCCACAAGTGTTTAATCAGACGGTAGTCATCAATGGTGTTTCTAAGGCTTATGCTATGACGGGCTGGAGAATAGGCTACTCTGCTGCTCCACAGTGGTTGGCATCTGCTTGCGATAAAATACAAGGGCAAGTAACTTCTGGGGCTAATACCATTGCACAAATTGCTTCTATTACGGCATTAGAAATGCAGCCATTAGAACTACAACCTATGATAGATAAGTTTAAAGAAAGAAGAAACCTAGCTCATCAACTTATATCCGAAATACCAGGTTTTAAATGTAATCTGCCTAAAGGTGCATTCTATCTTTTCCCTGATGTTTCTTACTATTTTGGAAAAACCTTGGGGGATACTACCATCAATAACTCTGATGATTTTGCGATGTTCCTTTTAGAAAAAGCTCATGTGGCTACTGTTGGAGGTGTATCATTTGGAGATACCAACTGTATTCGCTTATCTTACGCCACTTCCGATGAACAGATAATAGAAGCAATGAAGCGTATCAAAGAAACTTTAGCTAAATATAATGTTTAA
- a CDS encoding AAA family ATPase — translation MNEENKIKVPPAFSYKDIAKRKFNTMKFEGDWLELIGEPEVLGCWIIWGLSGNGKTRFALQLAKYLTKFQKVFYNTLEEGMKLSFRKALEANNMQSVGSRFSFYSDDLEQLKARLRKERSPNIIFIDSLQYLSANREDLKALLNEFKNKLFIFISHAQGSQPKGEVADEIRYHSDVKIRVHKFLASPAETTRYGGNKPMIIWEEGYRKENVILN, via the coding sequence ATGAACGAAGAAAACAAAATAAAAGTACCGCCTGCTTTTTCTTATAAAGATATAGCCAAACGCAAATTTAACACGATGAAATTCGAGGGCGATTGGCTAGAATTAATAGGCGAACCCGAAGTTTTGGGGTGTTGGATTATTTGGGGGCTTTCGGGCAACGGAAAAACACGCTTTGCCCTGCAGTTAGCCAAATATCTGACAAAATTTCAAAAAGTATTTTACAATACCTTAGAGGAGGGAATGAAACTCTCTTTTAGAAAGGCTTTAGAGGCAAATAATATGCAATCCGTGGGGAGTAGGTTTAGTTTTTACTCCGATGATTTGGAGCAATTAAAAGCAAGACTTAGAAAAGAGAGAAGTCCGAATATCATCTTTATAGACAGTTTGCAATATCTCTCTGCCAATAGAGAGGATTTAAAAGCCCTTTTAAATGAGTTTAAAAACAAGCTATTTATCTTCATCAGCCACGCCCAAGGTTCACAGCCAAAAGGCGAAGTAGCAGATGAAATACGCTATCATTCGGATGTAAAAATACGAGTGCATAAGTTTCTCGCCTCCCCAGCAGAAACCACCCGATACGGTGGAAACAAGCCAATGATTATTTGGGAAGAAGGTTATCGAAAAGAAAATGTAATACTAAACTAA
- a CDS encoding efflux RND transporter periplasmic adaptor subunit: MKKIIIILSIGSIVLSCSKKENTTEEPAFEVSANQNEITLTDAQMKSVGIQTTLLSEQEISSKITLNGNIDVPPQGMASVSSPSGGYVKSAKFMPGNFVNKGDVLAILEDPNLVQLQQDYLLAKSNFGYAEKDYQRQKDLNQSQASSDKAMQMAHTEAKNQNISINALAERLRILGVNPDKITPQSIQRSVALRAPISGYITRVNVNIGQYVSPVDKLFEIVNTQDTHLILKAFEKDLSHLKIGQKVYAYANQNPDKKYTASIILIGKNFDSDRSVPVHCHFVGGQPDLVPGSFMNADVEANAQNSLSVPDDAVLTWEGKQYIFEEIKPKTFRMVPVTIGNSENGYTEISGDLTKLMNKKFVTKGAYNLLMGLKNVEE; the protein is encoded by the coding sequence ATGAAAAAAATTATAATAATACTTAGCATAGGGAGCATTGTTTTATCTTGCTCTAAAAAAGAAAACACTACGGAAGAACCTGCATTTGAAGTTTCTGCCAATCAGAACGAAATTACCCTTACCGATGCTCAAATGAAAAGCGTTGGGATACAAACCACTTTATTATCAGAACAGGAAATTTCTTCTAAAATTACCCTTAATGGTAATATAGATGTTCCGCCACAAGGTATGGCTAGCGTATCTTCACCTAGTGGAGGTTATGTAAAGTCTGCGAAGTTTATGCCTGGAAATTTTGTAAATAAAGGAGATGTTTTGGCGATATTAGAAGACCCTAATTTAGTTCAGCTTCAGCAGGATTATTTATTGGCAAAGTCTAATTTTGGGTATGCAGAGAAAGACTATCAGCGTCAAAAAGACCTTAACCAAAGCCAAGCAAGTAGTGATAAGGCGATGCAAATGGCTCACACAGAAGCTAAAAACCAAAATATTTCTATCAACGCTTTAGCGGAAAGACTTAGAATTTTAGGAGTAAACCCTGATAAAATCACACCTCAATCTATCCAAAGAAGTGTGGCATTAAGAGCCCCAATATCAGGATACATCACAAGGGTAAATGTAAATATAGGACAATATGTTTCTCCTGTAGATAAGCTATTTGAAATAGTAAACACTCAGGATACTCACCTGATATTAAAGGCTTTTGAGAAGGATTTATCGCACCTTAAAATAGGTCAGAAAGTATATGCATATGCCAATCAAAACCCAGATAAAAAATACACTGCCTCTATCATTTTAATTGGTAAAAATTTTGATTCAGATAGAAGTGTTCCTGTACACTGCCATTTTGTTGGTGGACAGCCAGATTTGGTTCCAGGTTCTTTCATGAATGCTGATGTAGAAGCTAATGCTCAAAACAGTTTGTCTGTGCCAGATGATGCCGTTCTTACTTGGGAAGGTAAGCAGTATATCTTTGAAGAAATAAAGCCGAAGACATTTAGAATGGTACCTGTTACTATAGGAAATTCAGAAAATGGTTATACCGAAATTTCAGGAGATTTAACCAAACTTATGAATAAAAAATTTGTTACTAAAGGAGCTTATAACCTCCTTATGGGACTTAAAAATGTAGAAGAATAA
- a CDS encoding LexA family transcriptional regulator, translated as MSDINFRIKELVVHFSNGNNSDFAKKLGVNEANVRNYIAGTEPKFNFLEKIVNVFEISYEWLLTGRGEMFKREQNGDIEKSRNLIPFYDDVATIGGTDLVADTYNAVSVATDYIDAGDWFPSATAAIRHYGTSMIEYPNGCILALKRIYDTNSIVWGRNYVIETDEIRVTKRMQTCKTDDECIMAYSTNTETYPDGQLVHEPFKIRKENIRRIFLVLGRVVKEYSSDPVFVG; from the coding sequence ATGAGTGATATTAATTTTAGAATAAAAGAGCTTGTTGTTCACTTTTCTAATGGAAACAATAGTGATTTCGCTAAAAAATTAGGAGTAAATGAAGCCAATGTTCGTAATTATATAGCTGGAACAGAGCCTAAATTTAATTTTTTAGAGAAGATAGTAAACGTATTCGAAATAAGTTACGAGTGGCTCCTTACAGGTAGGGGCGAAATGTTTAAAAGGGAGCAAAATGGAGATATAGAAAAATCTAGAAACCTAATACCTTTCTATGATGATGTGGCTACTATTGGAGGGACGGATTTAGTCGCAGATACCTACAACGCAGTATCCGTAGCTACAGACTATATAGACGCAGGAGATTGGTTCCCGAGTGCTACTGCTGCAATTAGACACTATGGTACCAGTATGATAGAATATCCGAACGGGTGCATACTAGCCTTAAAGCGTATCTATGACACTAATAGCATTGTTTGGGGTAGAAATTATGTTATAGAAACTGACGAAATAAGAGTAACAAAGCGAATGCAAACCTGTAAAACAGATGATGAGTGCATTATGGCGTATAGTACCAATACAGAAACTTATCCCGACGGACAACTAGTCCACGAGCCATTTAAAATAAGAAAAGAAAACATTAGAAGAATTTTCTTGGTATTGGGTAGAGTGGTAAAAGAGTACAGTTCAGACCCTGTATTTGTAGGATAA
- the mnmE gene encoding tRNA uridine-5-carboxymethylaminomethyl(34) synthesis GTPase MnmE, which yields MNQQDTICALATANGVGAIGIIRVSGDDSINITNTIFKGKDLTKVDSHTLHYGFIVQGEEVIDEIMISIFKAPKSFTTEDSVEISFHGSPFIGKRILDLLIANGCRMAKAGEFSMRAFMNGRIDLSQAESIADLIASESEAARKVALNQLKGGISNEISILRNDLLNFTSLIELELDFAEEDVEFADRTELTQLLQKLKSKLGGLLESFQYGNAVKNGVQVAIIGKPNAGKSTLLNALLKEERAIVSDIAGTTRDTIEEVLHIGGHAFRFIDTAGIRDTADRVESIGVEKAKEKINTADILLYLFDIKDSTPNEIINFITSLGRPDLKVILLQNKIDSSSETKTDDFWKQLKEVLVPDFTQTILGISAKEGKNIEILKNELVAYIEELKTSESTIITNQRHQEAVQKSLLSVQKVEEAITNRISTELLAYELRAAMEHLGEISGEFTNDEVLGNIFGKFCIGK from the coding sequence ATGAATCAGCAAGATACCATTTGTGCATTAGCTACAGCCAATGGAGTAGGAGCCATAGGCATTATTAGAGTTTCGGGAGATGACTCTATTAACATTACAAATACTATTTTCAAAGGGAAAGATTTAACTAAAGTTGACTCTCACACGCTTCATTACGGATTTATCGTCCAAGGCGAGGAAGTGATAGATGAAATCATGATAAGTATTTTTAAAGCCCCAAAAAGCTTTACTACAGAAGATTCCGTAGAGATTTCGTTTCATGGGTCGCCTTTCATTGGTAAAAGAATTTTAGATTTATTGATAGCCAACGGTTGCAGAATGGCTAAGGCTGGAGAGTTTAGTATGAGAGCCTTTATGAATGGTAGAATAGACCTTTCTCAGGCGGAATCTATAGCAGACCTTATAGCTTCTGAAAGTGAAGCAGCAAGAAAAGTAGCCCTAAACCAACTCAAAGGCGGTATATCTAATGAGATTTCTATTTTACGAAACGATTTACTTAATTTTACTTCTCTCATAGAACTTGAACTTGACTTTGCTGAAGAAGATGTAGAATTTGCTGACCGAACTGAATTGACTCAATTATTACAAAAATTAAAGTCTAAACTTGGTGGTTTATTAGAAAGTTTCCAATACGGAAATGCCGTTAAAAATGGAGTTCAAGTAGCTATCATTGGTAAGCCCAATGCTGGAAAATCTACCTTGTTAAATGCTTTACTTAAAGAGGAAAGAGCTATAGTATCTGATATTGCAGGAACTACCAGAGATACCATAGAAGAGGTACTACATATTGGTGGACACGCTTTTAGATTTATAGATACCGCGGGAATTAGAGATACCGCCGATAGAGTAGAGAGCATAGGTGTAGAAAAGGCTAAAGAAAAAATAAATACAGCAGATATTCTATTGTATTTATTTGATATAAAAGATAGTACTCCTAACGAAATTATAAATTTCATTACCTCTTTAGGGCGCCCTGACCTTAAGGTTATTTTACTCCAAAACAAAATAGATTCTAGTAGTGAAACTAAGACTGATGATTTTTGGAAACAGTTAAAAGAGGTTCTCGTTCCTGATTTTACTCAAACCATTTTGGGTATTTCGGCTAAGGAAGGTAAGAATATAGAAATTTTAAAAAACGAACTGGTAGCTTATATAGAGGAATTAAAAACCTCTGAAAGTACCATTATTACCAATCAGCGTCATCAAGAAGCAGTACAAAAATCGCTTCTTTCAGTACAAAAAGTGGAAGAAGCCATAACAAATAGAATCTCTACCGAACTTTTAGCCTACGAACTTCGTGCTGCCATGGAGCATCTAGGTGAAATTTCAGGGGAGTTTACCAATGACGAAGTGCTAGGCAATATCTTTGGAAAATTCTGTATTGGAAAGTAA
- a CDS encoding peroxiredoxin has translation MSLVGRPFPNITVDAMSEMGDNLRINILEEATKNQQKVLLFWYPKDFTFVCPTELHAFQEALGEFEKRNTKVIGASCDTNEVHFAWLNTPKDNGGIEGVTYPILADTHRQLANALGIVEQDFDYDEEGNEILSGSNVTYRATYLIDETGKIFHEAVNDMPLGRNVKEFLRLIDAYTHVQKHGEVCPANWEEGKEAMHADRKSTAEYLAKH, from the coding sequence ATGTCATTAGTGGGAAGACCTTTCCCAAACATTACAGTAGATGCAATGTCTGAAATGGGAGATAATCTAAGAATTAACATTCTAGAAGAAGCAACAAAAAATCAACAAAAAGTATTATTATTTTGGTATCCAAAAGATTTTACTTTTGTTTGTCCAACAGAATTACACGCTTTTCAAGAAGCTCTAGGTGAGTTTGAAAAGAGAAATACTAAAGTAATTGGTGCTTCTTGTGATACTAACGAAGTACACTTTGCTTGGTTAAACACACCTAAAGATAATGGTGGTATTGAGGGCGTTACTTACCCAATCTTAGCAGATACTCACAGACAACTAGCTAATGCTTTAGGAATTGTAGAGCAAGATTTTGATTATGATGAAGAAGGAAATGAAATTCTTTCAGGTTCAAATGTAACTTACAGAGCTACTTATTTGATAGATGAAACAGGAAAAATTTTCCACGAAGCAGTAAACGACATGCCTCTAGGTAGAAATGTAAAAGAGTTTTTAAGACTTATAGATGCCTATACTCACGTACAGAAGCACGGTGAAGTTTGCCCTGCTAACTGGGAAGAAGGTAAAGAGGCTATGCATGCTGATAGAAAATCAACCGCAGAATATTTAGCAAAACACTAA
- a CDS encoding thioredoxin family protein produces MYQELTEDQLQQIVNENEKVMVQYGASWCGNCRIMKPKFKKLASENEDIPFYYVDAEKLPESRKLAKVDNLPTFAAFKNGALVNQVQTNQAESLNNLFNEIK; encoded by the coding sequence ATGTATCAAGAATTAACAGAAGACCAACTTCAACAAATAGTAAACGAGAATGAAAAAGTAATGGTGCAATACGGTGCTTCATGGTGTGGTAATTGCCGTATAATGAAACCTAAATTTAAAAAATTAGCTTCGGAAAACGAAGATATACCATTTTACTATGTAGATGCTGAAAAACTGCCTGAGAGCCGTAAGCTTGCTAAAGTGGATAACCTACCTACTTTTGCTGCTTTTAAAAATGGAGCATTGGTAAACCAAGTGCAAACCAACCAAGCAGAAAGCCTTAATAATTTGTTCAACGAAATTAAATAA
- a CDS encoding AAA family ATPase — MITEAQKTTIATELFRLAGNGKRKTEQFKFSQVELAVKLGVSNGTVSNMIAGKWQNIADSMWRKVQATLKIDLNWKTAETSNFRLLTELLRKAQETQLTAAISYDAGIGKSEAYKAYERNNDNVIYVECKNYWQTKSYIKALLNACGIKAEGTKEEMIEAFISHVMTLENPLIIIDQMDKLKEGAFDLFMDLYNDLFRCCGCSCLREKDYQRGEN, encoded by the coding sequence ATGATAACAGAAGCACAAAAAACAACGATTGCAACGGAGCTATTTAGACTGGCAGGAAACGGTAAGAGAAAGACCGAACAATTCAAATTCTCCCAAGTAGAGCTAGCTGTGAAACTAGGTGTTTCTAACGGAACCGTGAGCAATATGATTGCAGGCAAATGGCAGAACATCGCCGATAGTATGTGGCGAAAAGTGCAGGCGACTTTGAAGATTGACCTCAATTGGAAAACGGCTGAAACTTCTAATTTCAGATTGCTTACGGAACTTTTACGAAAAGCTCAAGAAACGCAACTAACAGCCGCTATAAGTTACGACGCTGGTATTGGAAAAAGTGAAGCATACAAAGCGTATGAACGCAACAACGACAATGTAATTTATGTCGAATGTAAAAACTACTGGCAAACAAAGTCTTATATAAAAGCCCTTTTGAATGCCTGCGGTATCAAAGCGGAAGGGACGAAAGAAGAAATGATAGAGGCGTTTATTTCCCATGTGATGACTTTAGAAAACCCACTCATAATAATAGACCAAATGGATAAACTAAAAGAGGGAGCGTTTGACCTCTTTATGGATTTATACAACGACTTATTTCGTTGTTGTGGGTGTTCCTGCCTTAGAGAAAAGGATTATCAGAGGGGCGAAAATTGA
- a CDS encoding TolC family protein: MKLNIKFVLLSSVFFGGIANAQTKISLDEAYQKALEHNLTLKNAELRSKYQEKIKKSFLTIDPLNVSGEYGQINSSYKDNRFSVSQGFRLPGVYQKQKQLLLEEWKTSVMLSSLEKWQLKREISLIYNQLCYLDEKEALLKKIEQIYQQYFSRANLRLQKGESNILEKTTAENFKAQAEIQVNNIKRDREITQKQLSFLINDGQVYTNDSQALSMMSIANLSEESQLQNNRVLEIMNQQKNVEMARLATEKSKLLPSFNIGYNTMTMYGMGADNLLYDHSTRFHSVVVGVSIPIFNSAQKSIISGQKINQEIAENQWKLGLNNLKRQYVELSNAYNKLKDEINYYQSKGLENSETIIKTANRQLYEGQINYLEWSLLMNQALDIQNMYIDKLKEINDRAIEINALLDNSQY; this comes from the coding sequence ATGAAACTAAATATAAAATTCGTGTTGTTATCTTCTGTGTTTTTTGGTGGTATTGCCAATGCACAGACTAAGATTAGCTTAGACGAGGCTTACCAAAAAGCTTTAGAGCACAACTTGACTCTCAAAAATGCAGAGTTAAGATCAAAATATCAAGAAAAGATAAAGAAGTCTTTTTTAACGATAGACCCTTTGAATGTATCAGGAGAATATGGACAAATCAACTCATCATATAAGGATAATAGATTTTCTGTCTCTCAAGGATTTAGACTTCCTGGGGTTTATCAAAAACAAAAACAACTTCTGCTAGAAGAATGGAAAACTAGCGTAATGCTTTCTTCATTAGAAAAGTGGCAGTTAAAAAGAGAAATAAGCCTAATCTATAACCAGTTGTGCTATTTAGACGAAAAAGAAGCTCTACTGAAAAAGATAGAACAGATTTATCAGCAGTATTTTAGCAGAGCTAATCTAAGGTTACAGAAAGGAGAATCTAACATTTTAGAAAAAACCACAGCGGAAAACTTTAAGGCACAAGCAGAAATACAAGTAAACAACATAAAAAGAGATAGAGAAATAACTCAAAAACAGCTAAGTTTTTTAATCAATGATGGGCAAGTATATACTAATGATTCTCAAGCTCTGTCTATGATGAGTATTGCCAACTTATCAGAAGAATCCCAATTACAAAACAATAGAGTTTTGGAAATTATGAACCAACAAAAAAATGTGGAAATGGCTAGACTTGCTACGGAGAAGTCTAAACTCCTTCCCTCTTTCAATATTGGTTACAATACTATGACTATGTATGGTATGGGTGCTGATAACTTGCTTTATGACCACTCCACTCGCTTCCACTCGGTGGTAGTTGGGGTGTCTATTCCTATTTTTAATTCGGCTCAAAAATCTATTATTTCTGGACAAAAAATCAATCAGGAAATAGCAGAAAACCAATGGAAACTAGGTCTTAACAATCTAAAAAGACAATATGTAGAGCTAAGTAATGCTTACAATAAGTTAAAAGACGAAATTAACTACTACCAATCTAAAGGTTTAGAAAACTCTGAAACCATTATTAAAACAGCTAATCGCCAATTATATGAAGGGCAGATTAACTACCTAGAGTGGAGCTTGTTAATGAACCAAGCATTAGATATACAAAATATGTATATAGATAAGTTAAAGGAAATTAATGATAGAGCTATAGAAATCAATGCCTTATTAGATAACTCTCAATATTAA
- a CDS encoding IS982-like element ISRa1 family transposase yields MNNIEQIYERILEVLGLFSENQLISYQRRTPKMSDLEVISLNITAEYLSIDSELQLFRKLPNSLINKIERSVYNKRKRRLSLQTEQIRQRISMEFNEFEDIFIVDSMPMKVCENARSTRSKICKEQSYSSPTYGYCASQKLYFYGYKLHAVCSLNGVIKNFDISPASVHDIHYLKDSGEQMRNCTLIGDRGYLSAKVQIDLFNYANIKLDTPMRSNQKDYIPQFSLYKKKRKRIETFFSQLCDQFMIKRNYAKTFEGFKTRIISKITAATVIQYINKFIFQRKLNHLKISII; encoded by the coding sequence ATGAACAACATAGAGCAAATATATGAAAGAATTTTGGAAGTTTTAGGACTTTTTTCAGAAAATCAACTGATTAGTTATCAGAGAAGAACACCTAAAATGAGCGATTTAGAAGTCATAAGTCTTAATATTACTGCTGAATACTTGAGTATTGATAGCGAATTACAGTTATTTAGAAAATTGCCAAACTCTCTGATAAACAAAATTGAAAGAAGTGTTTACAATAAGCGAAAACGAAGACTATCCCTACAAACAGAGCAAATTAGACAGCGTATTTCGATGGAGTTCAATGAGTTTGAAGATATTTTTATCGTTGATAGCATGCCAATGAAAGTTTGTGAAAACGCTCGTTCTACTCGTTCAAAAATTTGTAAAGAGCAATCCTATTCTTCACCAACATATGGTTATTGTGCTTCACAGAAATTATATTTCTATGGCTATAAACTACACGCAGTATGTTCTTTAAATGGTGTGATTAAGAATTTTGATATAAGCCCTGCATCCGTTCACGACATCCACTATTTAAAAGATAGTGGTGAGCAAATGCGAAACTGTACTTTAATTGGAGATAGAGGCTATTTATCAGCAAAAGTTCAAATAGATTTATTTAACTATGCTAATATTAAATTAGATACACCAATGAGAAGTAATCAGAAAGATTATATTCCTCAATTTTCATTGTACAAGAAAAAGCGAAAACGAATTGAGACATTTTTCTCTCAACTTTGCGACCAATTTATGATTAAAAGAAACTATGCTAAAACTTTTGAAGGCTTTAAAACAAGGATAATCAGTAAAATAACCGCCGCAACGGTTATTCAATATATCAATAAATTTATCTTCCAAAGAAAATTAAATCATCTAAAAATCAGTATTATTTAA